In a genomic window of Borrelia maritima:
- the uvrC gene encoding excinuclease ABC subunit UvrC translates to MKENLTSLFEKVIKLPTISGCYKMLNENKKILYIGKAKNLRSRIKSYFLEKNSHKIKMLMKNVKSIEVITTNSEYEALLLECNLIKTHKPDYNVKLKDGKGYPMVRITHEKYPRIFKTRKIINDKSEYFGPFTNVKKLDQVLDFISKTFKIRKCKKKSTVPCLYYHMGQCLGVCYKENLEKEYQKELDKAKSILSGNISETLSQIDIKLKLAIQKEDFETAIKLKEIKSSLTEINQIQIVTKTNNLNIDYVYVHPGENVNTIIVLKYRNGKLVERDANFDESICKKNDLVLQFLIQYYTSINMIVPDKIHIFIKDVDTKNVEKLINEIKNTKTKIIYKETAEILKIMEMAMSNAELSLREYENKSNKALESLKILLEMDKLPKIIEGFDIAHLKGQETVASMVTFKMGLPFKENYKLYNINSLLKGEIDDFKAIKEVISRRYSEIINNNLELPNLILIDGGKGQLNAVFFILKGLKIENKVKVCSLAKKQETIFLTTNKKGINLPQGHPALRILQNVRDEAHRKANGFNKKRREKINLLYTKINGIGKKTAQKILKSIGTYKDILPLSENEISEKIKINIQLAKKIKEFAIKENSIKNHNHDI, encoded by the coding sequence ATGAAAGAGAATCTAACAAGTTTATTCGAAAAAGTAATAAAATTGCCAACCATAAGCGGTTGCTATAAAATGCTAAATGAAAATAAAAAAATACTCTATATTGGAAAAGCAAAAAATCTAAGATCAAGAATAAAAAGTTATTTTTTAGAAAAAAATAGTCACAAAATCAAAATGTTAATGAAAAATGTAAAATCAATAGAGGTTATTACAACAAACAGCGAATACGAAGCACTACTTCTAGAATGCAATCTAATCAAAACTCACAAGCCTGATTACAATGTAAAATTAAAAGATGGAAAAGGGTACCCCATGGTAAGGATAACTCATGAAAAATATCCAAGAATTTTCAAAACTAGAAAAATAATTAATGACAAAAGCGAATATTTCGGCCCATTTACTAATGTAAAAAAATTAGATCAAGTATTGGATTTTATTAGCAAAACATTTAAGATTAGAAAATGCAAAAAAAAATCCACTGTTCCTTGCCTATATTACCATATGGGACAGTGCCTTGGAGTATGCTACAAAGAAAACCTTGAAAAAGAATATCAAAAAGAACTAGATAAGGCAAAATCCATACTAAGCGGGAATATATCCGAAACATTAAGTCAAATTGACATTAAATTAAAACTTGCAATACAAAAAGAAGATTTTGAAACCGCTATTAAATTAAAAGAAATTAAAAGTTCTTTGACAGAAATTAATCAAATACAAATCGTTACAAAAACCAACAATTTAAACATAGACTATGTCTATGTTCATCCAGGGGAAAATGTAAATACAATAATAGTATTAAAATACAGAAATGGGAAATTAGTTGAAAGAGATGCAAACTTTGATGAAAGCATATGCAAAAAAAATGATTTGGTTTTACAATTTTTGATTCAATATTACACATCTATTAATATGATAGTGCCCGATAAAATTCATATTTTTATCAAAGATGTTGACACTAAAAATGTTGAAAAACTAATAAATGAAATTAAAAATACAAAAACAAAAATTATTTACAAAGAAACAGCAGAAATTTTAAAAATAATGGAAATGGCAATGTCTAATGCCGAATTATCCTTAAGAGAATATGAAAATAAAAGTAATAAAGCACTTGAGAGTCTAAAAATTTTGCTAGAAATGGACAAACTTCCCAAAATAATTGAAGGATTCGATATTGCCCATCTTAAAGGTCAAGAAACAGTGGCTTCTATGGTGACTTTTAAAATGGGGTTGCCTTTTAAAGAAAACTATAAGCTTTACAATATAAACTCACTATTAAAAGGAGAAATTGACGACTTCAAAGCAATAAAAGAAGTAATCTCAAGAAGATATTCAGAAATAATCAATAACAACTTAGAACTACCGAATTTAATCTTAATTGACGGGGGAAAAGGACAACTAAATGCTGTTTTTTTTATCCTAAAAGGCTTAAAAATAGAGAACAAAGTTAAAGTTTGTTCGTTAGCAAAAAAACAAGAAACAATATTTTTAACAACTAATAAAAAAGGAATAAATTTGCCCCAAGGACATCCTGCTCTTAGAATACTACAAAATGTCAGAGATGAAGCACACAGAAAAGCTAATGGATTTAACAAAAAAAGAAGAGAAAAAATAAATCTATTGTATACAAAAATAAATGGAATTGGAAAAAAAACAGCACAAAAAATATTAAAATCAATTGGAACCTATAAAGATATATTACCTTTAAGTGAAAATGAAATTTCAGAAAAAATAAAAATAAATATTCAACTTGCAAAAAAAATAAAAGAATTTGCAATAAAAGAAAACTCAATAAAAAATCATAATCACGACATATAA
- a CDS encoding YbaB/EbfC family nucleoid-associated protein, translating to MAVNPLDFLKNMSSVKSDIDNIKKEMSKITVCGKAGSNIVAIEMDGEFNVKKVSINKEFFDDLDNDAFEQMVKAALNDAVSKVKEEIKLKTMGVLPFGM from the coding sequence ATGGCAGTAAATCCGTTAGATTTTTTGAAAAATATGTCTAGTGTTAAAAGTGATATTGATAATATTAAAAAGGAAATGTCTAAAATTACGGTTTGTGGTAAAGCGGGCAGCAATATTGTTGCTATTGAAATGGACGGCGAATTTAATGTTAAAAAAGTTTCAATTAATAAGGAATTTTTTGATGATTTAGACAATGATGCTTTTGAACAAATGGTTAAAGCTGCTTTAAATGATGCTGTTTCTAAGGTTAAAGAAGAGATAAAATTAAAAACTATGGGAGTTCTTCCTTTTGGAATGTAG
- the lptB gene encoding LPS export ABC transporter ATP-binding protein, which produces MLLKKKNKIKEIKENLNFNFVNNVILRADNIIKKYGEKLAVNGITINIHKGEVVGLLGPNGAGKTTTFYTIVGFIRPNAGKVLINDYNISSLNMYERARIGIVYLPQDASIFRELTVEENIMVALERRDDLSKAERKIELVNLLKEFDIKRIQSQKAYTLSGGERRRAEIARALAVNPYFLLLDEPFAGIDPIAIGDIKNIIKILKERNIGVLITDHNVRDAFDIIDRAYIIYQGQVLDSGNVDYIVSSEKAKKLYLGEEFRL; this is translated from the coding sequence ATGCTTCTGAAGAAAAAAAATAAAATAAAAGAGATTAAGGAAAATCTTAACTTTAATTTTGTCAATAATGTTATCTTAAGAGCAGATAACATTATTAAAAAGTATGGTGAAAAGCTTGCTGTTAATGGTATTACAATCAACATTCATAAAGGTGAAGTTGTGGGGCTTCTTGGCCCAAATGGAGCCGGCAAAACAACAACATTTTATACAATTGTAGGCTTTATTAGGCCCAATGCAGGCAAAGTTTTAATAAATGATTACAATATTTCATCTCTTAATATGTATGAGCGTGCGCGGATAGGAATTGTATATCTTCCCCAGGACGCTTCAATTTTTAGGGAGCTTACGGTTGAAGAGAATATTATGGTTGCTTTAGAAAGAAGAGACGATCTGTCTAAGGCCGAGCGCAAGATAGAACTTGTAAATTTACTTAAAGAATTTGATATAAAAAGAATACAAAGTCAAAAAGCTTATACTCTTTCTGGTGGAGAGAGAAGGCGAGCAGAGATAGCAAGAGCTTTGGCTGTAAATCCCTATTTTTTACTCTTAGATGAACCTTTTGCTGGTATTGATCCTATTGCAATTGGGGATATAAAAAACATAATAAAAATTTTAAAAGAGAGAAACATAGGTGTTCTTATTACTGATCATAATGTAAGAGATGCTTTTGATATAATTGACAGAGCTTATATTATTTATCAGGGGCAAGTGCTTGATTCGGGTAATGTTGATTATATAGTAAGCAGCGAAAAAGCCAAAAAGCTTTATTTGGGAGAAGAATTTAGATTATGA
- the dnaX gene encoding DNA polymerase III subunit gamma/tau, giving the protein MASSRGTALKKRPRDFHSLEGQDFVVETLKHSIEKNKIANAYIFSGPRGVGKTSSARAFARCLNCKNGPTVMPCGECSNCKSIENDSSLDVVEIDGASNTSVQDIRQIKEEIMFPPAISKYRIYIIDEVHMLSNSAFNALLKTIEEPPNYIVFIFATTESHKLPETIKSRCQHFSFKLLSLEKIYNMLKKVCFEDHIKYEDEALKWIAYKSSGSVRDAYTLFDQIVSFTNSDIKLDQIRSKMGLTNDEFLEKLSVSILSEDVKELICVLDSIFLAGVSYEQFLLDSIEFFREALFLKIGVKNFEFIGIKSESLRKKLINFDLNYLERIIVVLLETYRDLQFSVNPRYELEINFIKILRLKNYIPNHVLIKQIQRLEDNLLESMALDSKNFDVLANNNSEDDLTFISSKLSLKNEFPKVKSLGKEQVGYDENLSAKTYENLLETNEIDEIDEIFIEDDDSSKANDFMDIRDKFIYIVSRYVQTLVHSGEIVINDNVLYYKVFSEFEYNELQNYKGEIRSEFYKEFPSLNIVFQKNFKSLEKDFEKLETVKNIFGASEVLEV; this is encoded by the coding sequence ATGGCGTCTTCAAGAGGCACTGCTCTTAAGAAACGCCCCAGAGATTTTCACTCTCTTGAAGGGCAAGATTTTGTTGTTGAAACTCTAAAGCATTCTATAGAGAAAAATAAAATAGCAAATGCTTACATTTTTTCAGGACCAAGGGGTGTTGGTAAGACTTCATCAGCTAGGGCTTTTGCTAGATGTTTAAATTGTAAGAATGGCCCCACAGTTATGCCTTGTGGAGAGTGTAGTAATTGTAAGTCTATTGAGAATGATAGCAGTCTTGATGTTGTCGAAATTGATGGTGCTTCAAATACTTCGGTTCAAGATATTAGACAAATTAAAGAAGAGATAATGTTTCCTCCTGCAATTTCTAAATATAGAATATATATTATCGATGAAGTTCATATGCTTTCCAATTCTGCTTTTAATGCTCTTTTAAAGACAATTGAAGAGCCCCCAAATTATATTGTTTTTATTTTTGCCACCACAGAGTCACACAAGCTTCCAGAGACAATAAAAAGCAGATGTCAGCATTTTAGTTTTAAACTTTTATCCTTAGAAAAGATTTATAATATGCTTAAAAAGGTTTGTTTTGAGGATCATATTAAATATGAAGATGAGGCTTTAAAATGGATTGCATATAAGAGTAGTGGTAGTGTAAGAGATGCTTATACGCTTTTTGATCAGATAGTTTCTTTTACTAATTCTGATATTAAATTAGATCAAATAAGATCTAAGATGGGCTTGACCAATGATGAGTTCTTAGAAAAGTTGTCGGTTAGCATTCTTAGTGAAGATGTGAAAGAATTAATTTGCGTTCTTGATTCTATTTTTTTGGCCGGAGTGTCTTATGAGCAATTTCTGTTAGATTCAATCGAATTTTTTAGAGAGGCATTATTTTTAAAGATAGGCGTTAAAAATTTTGAGTTTATTGGTATTAAATCTGAGAGCTTGAGAAAAAAATTAATTAATTTTGATTTGAACTATCTTGAGAGAATTATTGTCGTTTTGCTTGAAACTTACAGGGATTTGCAATTTTCGGTTAATCCAAGATATGAGCTTGAGATTAATTTTATTAAAATTTTAAGACTTAAAAACTATATTCCAAATCATGTTTTAATAAAACAAATTCAAAGGCTTGAAGACAACTTGTTAGAAAGCATGGCTTTGGATTCAAAAAATTTTGATGTTTTAGCAAATAATAATAGTGAAGATGATTTAACCTTTATTTCATCAAAACTTAGCTTAAAAAATGAATTTCCCAAAGTCAAATCTTTAGGAAAAGAGCAAGTTGGCTATGATGAAAATTTGTCAGCAAAAACTTATGAAAATCTTTTAGAGACTAATGAGATTGATGAGATTGATGAGATTTTTATTGAGGATGATGATTCAAGTAAAGCAAATGATTTTATGGATATAAGAGATAAGTTTATTTATATTGTTTCAAGATATGTTCAAACCTTAGTTCATTCAGGAGAAATCGTTATTAATGACAATGTTCTTTATTATAAGGTGTTTAGTGAATTTGAGTATAATGAGCTTCAAAATTATAAAGGTGAGATAAGATCTGAATTTTATAAAGAATTTCCAAGTTTAAACATTGTGTTTCAGAAAAATTTCAAAAGCCTTGAAAAGGATTTTGAAAAATTAGAAACTGTAAAAAATATTTTTGGAGCAAGTGAAGTTTTGGAGGTATAA
- the pgeF gene encoding peptidoglycan editing factor PgeF — protein MKTIDHKLYYEFNVADDVKMIYTKKPFNLNLRELSNDKFNFVPKSKKIKYLKQLHTDIIYKVEDDFINFQEGDGLISSSLDVALVAYFADCLPIYFYDSVKKFIGLIHSGYKGSFNLIILKMLFMFEKMGSVFKDLKIVFGPYNRSCCYEVSEIFLEEVGNKFSKDLLNAAFATRDGKIYFDNADFNLNLLSRFNLNIYNSKLCTHCLKNLYSYRRLREGQSYALIWRV, from the coding sequence ATGAAAACAATAGATCATAAACTTTATTATGAATTTAATGTAGCTGACGATGTTAAAATGATTTATACTAAAAAACCCTTTAATCTGAATTTAAGAGAACTTAGTAATGATAAATTTAATTTTGTTCCTAAGTCAAAGAAAATAAAATATTTAAAGCAATTACATACAGATATTATTTATAAAGTTGAAGATGATTTTATAAATTTTCAAGAAGGGGATGGCCTTATCTCTAGTTCTTTAGATGTGGCTCTTGTTGCTTACTTTGCAGATTGTCTTCCAATATATTTTTATGATTCAGTTAAAAAATTTATAGGACTTATTCACAGTGGATACAAAGGAAGCTTTAACTTGATTATTTTAAAAATGTTGTTTATGTTTGAAAAAATGGGATCAGTTTTTAAAGATTTGAAAATTGTTTTTGGGCCTTATAACAGATCTTGTTGTTATGAGGTTTCTGAAATTTTCTTAGAAGAGGTAGGCAATAAATTTAGCAAAGATTTGTTAAATGCCGCTTTTGCTACAAGAGATGGCAAAATATATTTTGATAATGCTGATTTTAATTTAAATTTACTTTCTAGGTTTAATTTAAATATTTATAATTCAAAACTTTGTACGCATTGCTTGAAAAATCTTTATTCTTATAGAAGATTAAGAGAAGGGCAAAGTTATGCTTTAATTTGGAGAGTTTGA
- a CDS encoding nucleoside-diphosphate kinase, translated as MSMLFQKTLCIIKPDGVRRGLIGDIVARFERVGLKIVAAKMLIVDESLAKKHYLYDDIALRHSEAVWKSLIKFISNVPVFAFIVEGVESIEVVRKLCGATEPKLAIPGTIRGDFSHHSFKYSNEKGFSIYNVIHASANEVDAIREIPIWFKDNEILNYKRDDECEHYY; from the coding sequence ATGTCAATGTTATTTCAAAAAACTTTATGTATTATTAAACCAGATGGGGTTAGGAGGGGCCTAATTGGTGATATAGTTGCTAGATTTGAAAGGGTGGGTTTAAAAATTGTGGCTGCTAAAATGCTTATTGTTGATGAGAGTCTAGCAAAAAAACATTATTTGTATGATGATATTGCTCTTAGGCACAGTGAGGCAGTCTGGAAGTCTTTAATTAAATTTATTTCAAATGTTCCTGTTTTTGCATTTATTGTTGAAGGAGTTGAAAGCATTGAGGTTGTTAGAAAGCTTTGTGGCGCTACTGAGCCAAAATTAGCCATTCCCGGAACAATACGAGGAGATTTTTCACATCATAGTTTTAAATATTCAAATGAGAAGGGTTTTTCAATTTATAATGTGATTCATGCATCTGCAAATGAAGTAGATGCGATTCGTGAAATACCAATTTGGTTTAAAGATAATGAAATTTTAAATTATAAAAGAGATGATGAATGTGAGCATTATTATTGA
- the holA gene encoding DNA polymerase III subunit delta — protein sequence MQVVYLLLGNEQGLKEAYLKELLIKMDAFKSEVSVTKIFLSELSAVGFAEKLFSNSFFSEKEIFIVYESELLKAGKDLELVCNAILKSSNKTVIFISNSNTCNIDFKNKLKFIKKVFYEISDDDKFTFVKRNFFNLNIKITDSAINLMLLMLNSDTKILKFYIDSFALFAKNNTIDEEDITSWISFIRFENTFSLFNSILRKDMTHSLIKIKSILDQGEDLLNILMSLIWQFKRLLKVKIDYNACESLQSALNKNKIFFSLNKIYRIGVENYSIEDIRIVLKILYKFDLYLRIYSKNIHQNLSYFLIFSILNLNNNFLMHCFSESKFNF from the coding sequence ATGCAAGTGGTTTATTTGTTGTTGGGTAATGAACAAGGTTTAAAAGAGGCCTATTTAAAGGAGCTGCTAATTAAAATGGATGCTTTTAAATCAGAAGTTTCAGTTACTAAGATTTTTTTATCAGAACTCTCGGCTGTGGGATTTGCTGAGAAACTATTTTCCAATTCTTTTTTTTCAGAAAAAGAAATTTTTATTGTTTATGAGTCTGAACTTTTAAAAGCGGGAAAAGATTTAGAACTAGTATGTAATGCAATTTTAAAATCTAGCAATAAAACTGTTATTTTTATTTCTAATAGCAATACATGTAATATTGATTTTAAGAACAAGCTTAAGTTTATAAAAAAAGTTTTTTATGAAATTTCTGATGATGATAAATTTACATTTGTAAAAAGAAATTTTTTTAATCTTAATATTAAAATCACAGATTCTGCAATAAACTTAATGCTTTTAATGCTAAATTCAGATACTAAAATTTTGAAATTTTATATAGATTCATTTGCACTTTTTGCCAAGAATAATACCATTGATGAGGAAGATATAACTTCTTGGATTAGTTTTATTCGTTTTGAAAATACTTTTTCTTTATTTAATTCAATTTTAAGAAAAGATATGACCCATTCTTTGATAAAGATTAAGTCTATTTTGGACCAGGGAGAAGATTTACTTAATATTTTGATGAGTCTTATTTGGCAATTTAAAAGATTATTAAAGGTGAAAATAGATTATAATGCATGTGAAAGCTTGCAGAGCGCATTGAATAAAAATAAAATTTTTTTTTCATTAAATAAAATTTATAGAATAGGGGTTGAAAATTATTCAATTGAAGACATAAGAATTGTTTTGAAAATTTTATATAAGTTTGATTTATACTTGAGGATTTATTCTAAAAATATTCATCAAAATTTGTCATATTTTTTAATATTTTCAATCTTAAATCTTAATAATAATTTTTTAATGCATTGTTTTTCAGAATCAAAATTTAATTTTTAA
- a CDS encoding LptA/OstA family protein — translation MRELISIWIFIIIVNNVQAAQGQSKVKSEELKGNGKKNINFTFKSDFAQGVVSSFYKKIVLKGNSEVISSDFKLRADEIEIYGEKGSYFEARGNVYYEDYNNKIDVKAQFLFFNRKLDNFYLQRGVELEDLENNMVIKAERIEGSNKSHVYIMQYSVKIYKDDTFARAENGTYNKEEKEMILEGVPVIYQKDNYYSASRIIFNTETNRYKLEGSVEGEFTQVEDDASEEKK, via the coding sequence TTGAGAGAATTGATTTCAATATGGATTTTTATTATTATTGTTAATAATGTTCAAGCGGCACAAGGACAATCTAAGGTTAAATCGGAAGAACTTAAGGGAAATGGAAAGAAAAATATTAATTTTACCTTTAAGTCGGATTTTGCACAAGGGGTAGTGTCTTCTTTTTATAAAAAAATTGTTTTAAAAGGTAATTCAGAAGTTATCTCATCAGATTTTAAGCTTAGAGCAGATGAAATTGAAATTTATGGAGAAAAGGGATCTTATTTTGAAGCTCGAGGCAATGTTTATTATGAAGATTATAATAATAAAATAGATGTTAAGGCGCAATTTTTGTTTTTTAATAGGAAACTGGATAATTTTTATCTTCAAAGAGGTGTTGAGCTTGAAGATCTAGAAAATAATATGGTTATTAAGGCAGAAAGAATTGAAGGCAGTAATAAATCTCATGTTTATATTATGCAATATTCTGTTAAAATATATAAAGATGATACTTTTGCAAGAGCTGAGAATGGAACTTATAATAAAGAAGAAAAAGAAATGATCCTTGAGGGAGTTCCAGTAATTTATCAGAAAGACAATTATTATTCTGCTTCAAGAATAATTTTCAATACAGAAACTAATAGATATAAACTTGAGGGAAGTGTTGAGGGAGAGTTTACCCAGGTTGAAGATGATGCTTCTGAAGAAAAAAAATAA
- a CDS encoding fibronectin type III domain-containing protein, translated as MRLILMLLLFFLCFSILLSQELKLILDSKKNFKFIQDSSNITFERDLRGLLGIYLDRYKAVLDLNNIDLRLEIGRDNKLKDTSSNYLVSAKSLRVSNEFRNVSNGSLIFYSNQNPVKFKPLRKKAFFSSGNTVSDFTIKFWVYRTTSVTGEIIFSWDGYKNVNNSWVDQSIRLESDEGNFVWVLNNVFLKDNKNPIKIRMKSNDDFIPKKWHLHTLRYRQKDGILEYLIDSKPQAIEYITDDKKEGSGYLLSIGNFIDFTLGTYFTGAVENLEIHKSFEEVSNAFFSKSMGYIITEPIKLSKYYSQVLSFDVDSNVPKDTEIVYYYRLDNKIFYDTDSYGNIKKNLTGAWIHFDPKKDFPDSKISKYIQIKVEFYPSGDSINSPSLYSMSITYVPESAPFPPVITRVIPGSREVFIEWIPVVNSSVEGYYVYIGVVSGNYHGKIAGVLTSPIDVGNQTSFKITGLEDGRLYYISIAAYNLDKSVNKTSFSKEISVRPMEIFKKYE; from the coding sequence ATGAGATTAATTTTAATGCTCTTGCTATTTTTTTTGTGCTTTTCTATTCTTTTATCTCAAGAATTGAAGTTAATACTTGATTCAAAAAAAAATTTTAAATTTATTCAAGATTCTAGCAATATTACTTTTGAAAGAGATTTAAGGGGATTACTTGGTATTTATTTGGACAGATATAAAGCTGTTTTGGATTTGAATAATATTGATTTGCGCTTAGAAATAGGAAGGGATAATAAATTAAAGGACACATCTTCAAACTATTTAGTTAGTGCAAAGAGTTTGAGAGTTTCAAATGAATTTCGTAATGTCTCTAATGGTTCTTTAATTTTTTATTCAAATCAAAATCCTGTTAAGTTTAAACCATTAAGAAAGAAAGCTTTTTTTTCTTCAGGTAATACTGTTTCTGATTTTACTATTAAGTTTTGGGTATATCGAACAACTTCTGTTACAGGAGAAATTATTTTTAGTTGGGATGGTTATAAAAATGTTAATAATTCATGGGTAGATCAATCTATTAGATTAGAAAGTGATGAGGGAAATTTTGTTTGGGTTTTAAACAATGTATTTTTAAAAGATAATAAGAATCCTATTAAAATTAGAATGAAAAGTAATGATGATTTTATTCCAAAGAAATGGCATTTGCACACTTTAAGATATAGGCAAAAGGATGGTATACTTGAATATTTAATAGATTCTAAACCTCAAGCAATAGAATATATAACAGATGATAAGAAGGAAGGATCAGGATATTTATTAAGTATTGGCAATTTTATTGATTTTACCTTAGGAACTTATTTTACTGGTGCGGTTGAGAATTTAGAAATACATAAAAGCTTTGAAGAGGTTAGTAACGCTTTTTTTTCAAAGAGTATGGGATACATTATTACAGAGCCCATTAAGCTTTCCAAATACTATTCTCAAGTATTGTCCTTCGATGTTGATTCTAATGTTCCTAAGGATACAGAGATTGTTTATTATTATAGATTAGATAATAAGATATTTTACGATACAGATAGCTATGGAAATATTAAAAAAAATTTAACTGGGGCATGGATTCATTTTGATCCTAAAAAAGATTTTCCAGATTCAAAGATATCAAAATATATTCAAATAAAGGTTGAATTTTATCCCAGTGGAGATTCTATAAATAGTCCTTCTCTTTACAGTATGTCGATCACCTATGTACCCGAATCAGCCCCATTCCCTCCTGTAATAACAAGAGTTATTCCAGGCTCCAGGGAAGTTTTTATTGAGTGGATTCCTGTTGTTAATAGCAGTGTTGAAGGGTATTATGTTTATATTGGGGTTGTCTCTGGTAATTATCATGGAAAAATTGCTGGTGTTTTAACTTCCCCTATTGATGTTGGAAATCAAACTTCTTTTAAAATTACAGGACTTGAAGATGGAAGACTTTATTATATTAGTATTGCTGCTTACAATTTGGATAAAAGTGTTAATAAGACTTCTTTCTCAAAGGAGATTTCTGTAAGGCCTATGGAGATTTTTAAAAAATATGAATAA
- a CDS encoding tetratricopeptide repeat protein, protein MNNFSFEKALNFYKNGDFKSSLNNLDVFDENFDSLSLKALIYFKKKDYKALLYVLNTYPVVLSEYNFLVKLVNYGKIEKNKDELGPFENYNLGVFYFNLKEYELALSCFLKAKEQKSDFIQALNNSAVLFEMLGNKDEALKLFFKAKDLDQNNSLVKLNIWLLKNSESLKTESFLKVDKNFFDANLALIVNYLMYYFYSIGEISRAIRLSEKFLTDSHYSKYIWHNRGTIFHKIGNMTQATTSYVKAILNFPNIYTIYNMHIATIELLKFSPKRAIERMVSDYFNLDLIYFYAALFFLRNRDFEDAYFYIKKLCELNPGPYLKFLKLLESSEDMLIENLLEEFAISLKVNWYLEYLFFIDNSLNLRDPIFIFDHNIRVNTYIWRIKDECIELKFSNNEEKIVQAALNEEDVCSKSDISIADFQNLIEAYKEFRINY, encoded by the coding sequence ATGAATAATTTTAGCTTTGAGAAAGCTTTAAATTTTTATAAAAATGGTGATTTTAAGAGTTCTCTTAATAATTTAGATGTTTTTGATGAAAATTTTGATTCTCTCTCACTTAAAGCGCTTATTTATTTTAAGAAAAAGGATTATAAAGCTCTTTTATATGTTCTAAATACTTATCCTGTTGTTTTGAGTGAATACAATTTTTTAGTTAAACTTGTAAATTATGGTAAAATTGAAAAAAATAAAGATGAGCTAGGCCCTTTTGAAAATTATAATTTAGGTGTTTTTTATTTCAATTTAAAAGAATATGAACTTGCATTAAGTTGTTTTTTAAAGGCTAAAGAGCAAAAATCTGATTTTATACAAGCTTTAAACAATAGTGCTGTCTTATTTGAAATGTTAGGCAACAAGGATGAGGCCTTGAAATTATTTTTTAAGGCTAAGGATTTGGATCAAAATAATTCTCTTGTTAAGCTTAATATTTGGCTTTTAAAAAATAGTGAATCTCTTAAAACAGAAAGTTTTTTAAAAGTAGACAAAAATTTTTTTGATGCCAATCTTGCTCTTATTGTTAATTATTTAATGTATTATTTCTATTCTATTGGTGAAATAAGCAGAGCAATTAGGCTTTCTGAAAAATTTTTAACAGATTCTCATTATTCTAAGTATATTTGGCATAATAGAGGAACCATTTTTCACAAAATAGGCAACATGACTCAAGCTACAACATCTTATGTTAAAGCCATTTTAAATTTTCCAAATATTTATACAATTTATAATATGCATATTGCTACAATTGAGCTTTTAAAATTTTCTCCCAAAAGGGCTATTGAGAGGATGGTTAGTGATTATTTTAATCTAGATTTGATATATTTTTATGCAGCCTTATTTTTTCTTAGAAATCGTGATTTTGAGGATGCCTATTTTTATATAAAAAAACTTTGTGAGCTTAATCCAGGGCCTTATTTAAAATTTTTAAAATTACTTGAGTCTAGTGAGGATATGTTAATTGAGAATTTGCTTGAAGAATTTGCGATATCTTTAAAAGTCAATTGGTATTTAGAATATTTATTTTTTATTGATAATTCTTTAAATTTGAGAGATCCTATTTTTATTTTTGATCACAATATAAGGGTGAATACATATATTTGGAGAATTAAAGATGAATGCATTGAATTAAAATTTAGCAATAATGAGGAAAAAATAGTTCAAGCGGCCTTGAATGAGGAGGACGTTTGTTCTAAAAGTGACATTTCTATTGCGGATTTTCAAAATTTAATAGAAGCTTATAAAGAATTTAGAATAAATTACTAA